The following coding sequences lie in one Aigarchaeota archaeon genomic window:
- a CDS encoding 50S ribosomal protein L14e — MKAEIGRVCFKTVGREAGQKCVVVGVVDKNFVIVTGPKSLTGVRRRRVNVAHLAFTPYKLNIKEGASDEEVLKTIQESGLIDFMKEEASVKFE, encoded by the coding sequence TTGAAGGCCGAGATTGGGAGAGTATGCTTCAAGACGGTCGGTAGAGAGGCCGGACAGAAATGCGTGGTTGTCGGCGTAGTTGATAAAAACTTTGTTATTGTAACAGGGCCTAAAAGCTTAACAGGTGTTAGGCGTAGAAGGGTAAACGTTGCGCATCTCGCCTTCACACCGTATAAATTGAACATAAAGGAAGGTGCATCAGACGAAGAAGTCTTAAAAACTATACAAGAATCTGGGCTCATAGATTTTATGAAAGAGGAGGCGAGCGTCAAGTTTGAGTAA